The Gemmata palustris genome includes a region encoding these proteins:
- a CDS encoding YybH family protein, with product MSTSPSALATELAFRAKFLRIACLANIVLFVLLVGGGTALITTVARATGASTAAGDEKDIRAVLDAQVIAWNKGDLDGFMAGYWNDDQLTFISGGDITTGWKKTKERYEKRYKADGKEMGKLVFSDLHVETFSPNAAMMRGKFELTFEKEKDDAKKTARGRFTLILRKTPDGWKIVHDHTSAEEKK from the coding sequence ATGTCCACGTCCCCCTCCGCACTGGCGACCGAACTCGCGTTTCGCGCGAAGTTCCTTCGGATCGCGTGCTTGGCCAACATCGTGCTGTTCGTGCTGCTGGTCGGCGGCGGAACCGCACTCATCACCACGGTGGCGCGGGCGACTGGGGCCAGCACTGCGGCGGGCGACGAGAAGGACATCCGTGCCGTGCTCGACGCACAAGTGATCGCGTGGAACAAGGGCGATCTCGACGGGTTCATGGCCGGGTACTGGAACGACGACCAACTGACGTTCATCTCCGGTGGCGACATCACGACCGGGTGGAAGAAGACGAAAGAGCGCTACGAGAAGCGGTATAAGGCCGACGGTAAGGAGATGGGCAAGCTCGTGTTCAGTGATCTGCATGTCGAGACGTTTAGCCCGAACGCGGCCATGATGCGCGGGAAGTTCGAGTTAACGTTCGAGAAGGAGAAGGACGACGCGAAGAAGACCGCGCGCGGGCGCTTCACACTGATCCTGCGCAAGACCCCGGACGGCTGGAAGATCGTCCACGATCACACTTCGGCCGAAGAAAAGAAGTGA
- a CDS encoding amino acid permease has product MSTPAPPAPEESDDVRTLHKLGYAQELARVLGGFSNFAISLSIICILAGGITSFHVGFCSVGGASIGIAWPLVGLFALCVAATMGQIASAFPTAGGLYHWAATLGGRGWGWATAWFNLAGLVAVLAAINVGTFRFALGAFAPDVKPTPAMQFAVVALITASHAIINHLGIRVTRILTDFSGYWILFVAVVITVALGVAAPSYDFERLWTFTNYSGFPHSPEPGVEGAESVDPVWPAKQSLVWLFALGFLLPAYTITGFDASAHVSEETENAARNVPRGIVRSVWVSALFGWFMLCAVVLAMRDPTAVAERGEQAFVFTMGDVLPRWLCLVLCGGIVLAQYLCGLATVTSTSRMAFAFARDGGLPFSKWVRFVSPRFRTPPVSIWLVATLAVLFTLFAEAYATIAASAAVLLYISYVLPTAIGVIAYGRWWTAMGPWTLGRWFRPLAVISVLGCGLLLVIGVQPPSEKAAYVVGAMVAVLTVMWFTVARYTFPGPPHGIETRAQADSIAAAEAAVHEGEKGAAP; this is encoded by the coding sequence ATGTCAACACCAGCCCCGCCCGCGCCGGAAGAGTCCGACGACGTTCGCACCCTGCACAAACTCGGGTACGCGCAGGAACTCGCCCGCGTACTCGGCGGGTTCTCGAACTTCGCCATCTCGCTGTCCATCATCTGCATTCTCGCAGGGGGGATCACCTCCTTTCACGTGGGGTTCTGTTCCGTCGGTGGGGCCTCTATTGGCATCGCGTGGCCGCTAGTCGGGCTGTTCGCGCTGTGCGTGGCCGCAACGATGGGGCAGATCGCGTCCGCGTTCCCGACGGCCGGCGGGTTGTACCACTGGGCGGCCACTCTCGGCGGGCGCGGGTGGGGGTGGGCGACCGCGTGGTTCAACCTCGCGGGGCTGGTTGCGGTGCTGGCAGCGATCAACGTCGGCACGTTCCGGTTCGCGCTGGGTGCGTTCGCCCCGGACGTGAAGCCCACCCCCGCGATGCAGTTCGCGGTCGTGGCACTCATCACCGCGTCGCACGCGATCATCAATCACCTGGGTATCCGCGTCACGCGCATCCTCACTGATTTCAGTGGGTACTGGATTCTGTTTGTTGCAGTCGTGATTACGGTCGCGCTGGGTGTGGCCGCGCCGAGTTACGACTTCGAGCGACTCTGGACGTTCACGAACTACAGCGGCTTCCCCCACTCACCCGAACCCGGTGTTGAGGGGGCGGAAAGCGTCGATCCGGTGTGGCCGGCGAAGCAATCACTTGTGTGGTTGTTCGCTCTCGGCTTCCTGCTCCCCGCGTACACCATCACCGGGTTCGATGCGTCCGCACACGTCTCGGAGGAAACGGAGAACGCCGCCCGGAACGTCCCGCGGGGAATCGTCCGGTCCGTCTGGGTGTCCGCGCTCTTCGGCTGGTTCATGTTGTGTGCGGTGGTGCTGGCGATGCGCGACCCGACTGCGGTAGCGGAGAGGGGAGAGCAGGCGTTCGTGTTCACGATGGGCGATGTGCTCCCGCGCTGGCTGTGCCTCGTGTTGTGCGGTGGAATCGTGCTCGCGCAATACCTGTGCGGACTCGCCACGGTCACCTCGACCTCGCGCATGGCGTTCGCGTTCGCACGCGACGGTGGGCTACCGTTCTCGAAGTGGGTGCGATTCGTGTCGCCGAGGTTCCGCACGCCGCCGGTATCGATTTGGCTCGTCGCGACATTGGCGGTGTTGTTCACGCTGTTCGCCGAAGCCTACGCGACCATCGCCGCGTCCGCCGCGGTGCTGCTGTACATCTCGTATGTGTTGCCGACCGCGATCGGCGTGATCGCTTACGGGCGGTGGTGGACGGCGATGGGGCCGTGGACCCTCGGCCGGTGGTTCCGGCCGCTCGCGGTGATTAGCGTTCTCGGGTGCGGGCTGTTGCTGGTGATTGGCGTGCAACCGCCGAGCGAGAAGGCCGCGTATGTGGTAGGGGCGATGGTCGCGGTGCTCACGGTGATGTGGTTCACTGTGGCTCGCTACACGTTCCCGGGTCCTCCGCACGGGATCGAAACGCGGGCACAGGCGGATTCGATTGCCGCGGCCGAAGCCGCGGTCCACGAGGGCGAAAAAGGAGCCGCGCCGTGA
- the eutC gene encoding ethanolamine ammonia-lyase subunit EutC: MSDNSPAPLDPVELALAQTPARVLVGRAGLGYRTSTWLRLREDHAAARDAVHTEVDLERDFGAERVARFGLFGVESQVASKGEYLRRPDLGRKLSDTSRERVRAECSSGCDVQVIIGDGLSATAVATQAPELLDRLHAAATQRGWSFGRPVFVRYCRVGVMNDIGDLLAPAVVVLLIGERPGLATAESLSAYMAFHPRGGHTDADRNLISNIHARGVGLTEAAQRIIALADQFRAAGRSGVGMTEVLGSCLSTHPASISEST, encoded by the coding sequence GTGAGTGACAACTCGCCGGCACCGCTCGATCCGGTCGAACTCGCGCTGGCCCAAACACCGGCCCGCGTGCTGGTCGGGCGCGCGGGGCTCGGCTATCGGACGTCGACGTGGCTCCGGCTCCGCGAAGATCACGCTGCCGCACGCGACGCGGTCCACACTGAAGTGGATCTGGAACGTGACTTCGGGGCCGAGCGGGTCGCGCGCTTCGGTCTGTTCGGTGTCGAGTCGCAAGTCGCGTCAAAAGGGGAATACCTGCGAAGGCCCGATTTGGGGCGAAAACTCAGTGACACATCCCGCGAACGTGTTCGCGCGGAGTGCTCGTCGGGGTGTGACGTTCAGGTGATAATCGGCGACGGGCTTTCCGCCACCGCGGTCGCGACCCAGGCGCCGGAACTGCTCGACCGGTTGCACGCAGCGGCGACGCAACGCGGGTGGTCGTTCGGCAGACCGGTTTTTGTACGCTACTGCCGCGTTGGAGTAATGAACGACATCGGTGACCTGCTCGCGCCGGCCGTGGTGGTGCTGCTGATCGGCGAGCGACCGGGACTGGCGACGGCCGAGAGCCTGTCCGCGTACATGGCGTTCCACCCGCGCGGGGGGCACACGGATGCGGATCGCAACCTCATCTCGAACATCCACGCGCGCGGCGTCGGACTGACCGAAGCCGCACAGCGAATCATCGCGCTCGCCGATCAGTTCCGGGCGGCCGGGCGCAGCGGCGTCGGAATGACTGAAGTGTTGGGTTCCTGCCTCTCGACACATCCCGCATCAATCTCGGAATCAACGTGA
- a CDS encoding sigma-70 family RNA polymerase sigma factor, giving the protein MNTVVQILDTIAEEAARGDRTDGQLLDLFVRLRDERAFAAVVRRHGPMVLGVCRRVLGNATDADDAFQAAFLVLARRATTIDTQRPLAQWLHGVAYNTARKLRQSNARRAARVRPLAEITEPPAPSPDEHNELLAVLDDELSRLPERYRALIVLCDLEGHTRKEVAHRLACPEGTVAGRLARARELLAARLTARVGTPAAGVLLAALTDRIASATLPATVTNTVRAVAIDNLVRATANGLISRRAADTTEGVLRAMFLKNVRAVASVIVCCGLVLASAVGLFHFTNASAQPAPEPKSPLELLGLKEAEKPAAVTSGPKALTVVPLRVLDSGEAAATLTKLFDARTTTITPLPEDKALLVFADAKTTSQIESVLVKLGEPATKKPSVFRLDKKADCAETAKTLAEAFGKSRVTIVPVPGDHVLLVYATEKDTQTVQKLLAKVLAGEPAESTTRVLRLRNRKAEEVTPVIQTLIAPRRLQVVALPAQNQLILVGPPDEIETATRIVDEMEKLIVKQEAKPTPPGTDPQFGAEGLDPFHTKPGVDPHMVLPSAKTFTFNVKDAPWDEVLDTYSKLSGLSLVTTVKPTGKFTCTPGNRTFSLTEITDFINEGMMQQKMILVRGKLTFFIHPADEKLDAKMIHQIELKDLGSYGRTELVQVAIPLRVLDAADVKDELRKLLSPFGEIVFARGNRIVVCDTAGNVARIVKTLEDIEKAAPNPKPNPVTPPGGFDPRKPAGGPTAPGFDPRFGNDRTARPDTDPHMVLPEVKALTLNFKNAPWAEVLDAYATVTGLKANVSSKPTGTFTFAPPKVDQRFTIAEITDILNEALIPKGFLVIRSEKSFTLILADEKVDPLLVRAVSGAELETSGKTELVRVEVLIEWDVDDKLVADLKQILGQFGRITLLKDRLVVQGIASHVTKMLSALPQVKSKK; this is encoded by the coding sequence GTGAACACCGTCGTTCAGATCCTCGACACCATCGCCGAAGAAGCCGCCCGCGGGGACCGCACCGACGGCCAGTTGCTCGACCTCTTCGTGCGATTGCGGGACGAGCGCGCGTTCGCAGCGGTCGTGCGCCGACACGGTCCGATGGTGCTGGGCGTGTGCCGGCGCGTGCTCGGCAACGCGACCGACGCGGACGATGCGTTTCAGGCCGCGTTCCTGGTCCTCGCGCGTCGGGCCACAACCATCGACACGCAGCGCCCGCTCGCGCAGTGGCTGCACGGCGTCGCGTACAACACGGCCCGCAAGCTCCGGCAATCGAACGCGCGCCGGGCGGCGCGCGTCCGGCCGCTCGCAGAAATCACCGAACCGCCCGCCCCGTCACCGGACGAACACAACGAATTGCTCGCGGTCCTCGACGACGAACTGAGCCGCTTGCCCGAGCGCTACCGGGCGCTCATCGTGCTGTGCGACCTTGAGGGCCACACGCGCAAAGAGGTCGCGCACCGGCTCGCGTGCCCCGAGGGAACGGTCGCGGGGCGCCTAGCACGAGCACGCGAGTTGCTCGCGGCTCGCCTGACGGCGCGCGTGGGTACACCCGCAGCGGGGGTGCTCTTGGCCGCACTCACGGACCGTATCGCGAGCGCAACGCTCCCCGCAACAGTGACGAACACGGTTCGCGCGGTCGCAATCGATAATCTCGTGCGCGCGACGGCCAACGGCCTGATCTCGCGCCGCGCCGCGGACACAACCGAAGGAGTATTGAGAGCCATGTTCTTGAAAAACGTCCGGGCCGTAGCGTCCGTAATCGTGTGCTGCGGACTGGTGCTCGCGAGCGCCGTCGGTCTGTTTCATTTCACGAACGCCAGCGCGCAACCCGCGCCGGAACCGAAATCCCCGCTGGAATTACTCGGGCTTAAAGAGGCGGAGAAACCGGCCGCCGTAACCAGCGGGCCGAAGGCGCTCACCGTTGTTCCGCTGCGCGTGCTCGATAGCGGCGAAGCTGCCGCCACACTCACGAAACTATTCGACGCGAGAACCACAACGATCACGCCCCTTCCAGAAGACAAAGCACTGCTCGTCTTCGCCGACGCCAAGACAACATCACAGATCGAATCCGTGCTCGTGAAACTCGGCGAACCGGCCACCAAGAAGCCGAGCGTGTTCCGCCTCGACAAAAAGGCGGATTGCGCCGAAACCGCCAAGACGCTCGCGGAAGCGTTCGGCAAGTCGCGTGTGACCATCGTCCCGGTCCCGGGTGACCACGTGCTGCTCGTGTACGCGACAGAAAAGGACACACAGACCGTTCAGAAACTGCTCGCGAAGGTGCTCGCCGGCGAACCTGCCGAGTCTACCACGCGCGTGCTACGGTTGAGGAATCGGAAAGCCGAGGAAGTAACCCCAGTCATTCAAACGCTCATAGCACCACGACGCTTGCAGGTGGTGGCATTGCCGGCACAAAATCAACTAATCCTCGTCGGCCCACCGGACGAGATCGAAACCGCTACCCGGATCGTCGATGAGATGGAGAAGTTGATCGTGAAACAAGAGGCCAAGCCGACACCACCCGGCACGGACCCGCAATTCGGGGCGGAAGGACTCGACCCGTTCCACACCAAGCCGGGTGTCGACCCGCACATGGTTCTGCCGAGTGCCAAGACGTTCACCTTCAACGTGAAAGACGCACCCTGGGACGAAGTGCTCGACACGTACTCCAAGCTCTCCGGTCTCTCGCTCGTCACCACCGTGAAACCCACCGGGAAATTCACCTGCACCCCGGGGAACCGCACGTTCTCCCTCACCGAGATTACCGATTTCATCAACGAAGGGATGATGCAACAAAAGATGATCCTGGTGCGCGGGAAGCTCACGTTCTTCATTCACCCCGCGGACGAGAAACTCGACGCCAAAATGATTCACCAGATCGAGCTGAAAGACCTCGGGAGCTACGGTCGCACGGAACTGGTGCAAGTTGCTATTCCGCTCCGCGTGTTAGACGCGGCAGACGTCAAAGACGAACTCCGCAAACTCCTGTCACCGTTCGGCGAGATCGTGTTCGCGCGAGGGAATCGCATCGTCGTCTGCGACACGGCCGGGAACGTCGCGCGGATCGTCAAAACTCTCGAAGACATCGAAAAAGCGGCCCCGAACCCGAAACCCAACCCGGTCACCCCTCCGGGCGGATTCGATCCGCGAAAGCCCGCGGGCGGACCAACAGCGCCCGGATTCGATCCGCGCTTCGGCAACGACAGAACCGCCCGGCCCGATACTGATCCACACATGGTTCTGCCAGAAGTAAAGGCGCTCACACTCAACTTCAAAAACGCGCCCTGGGCCGAAGTGCTCGACGCCTACGCGACTGTAACGGGACTGAAAGCCAATGTCAGTTCCAAGCCCACGGGAACGTTTACGTTCGCACCACCTAAAGTGGACCAGCGGTTCACGATCGCCGAAATCACCGACATTCTCAACGAAGCACTGATCCCGAAAGGATTCCTCGTCATTCGCAGCGAAAAGAGTTTCACCCTCATCTTGGCTGACGAGAAAGTGGACCCGTTACTTGTCCGGGCCGTTTCAGGTGCCGAACTGGAAACTAGCGGAAAAACCGAGTTAGTACGGGTTGAGGTTCTGATTGAGTGGGACGTTGATGACAAGTTAGTTGCTGATTTGAAGCAGATACTCGGGCAGTTCGGTAGGATCACTCTTTTAAAAGATCGGCTCGTGGTTCAGGGGATCGCGAGCCACGTCACGAAGATGTTGAGCGCGCTCCCCCAAGTGAAATCCAAGAAGTGA